From Cuculus canorus isolate bCucCan1 chromosome 7, bCucCan1.pri, whole genome shotgun sequence, one genomic window encodes:
- the LOC104054570 gene encoding solute carrier family 22 member 15-like, with amino-acid sequence MALGLEEAFGAAGPFGAGQRRLAALLVLLQVYVACQSMLIVLVGAVPEYHIDQEGIPASRAELAKHIHFADNFTSIVTEWYLIEQEAYKVSLASSLFFAGLLIGNITFGPLSDKLGRKPVYISGLFLDVVLGYVTALAPNYDIFAVSRFFVGIMNGGMALVSFVLTQEYVGKSFWSFTGSLTNLTFAIGIAAYALLGYWIREWRYLALVSNSPGVIFLLLSFMLPESPRWLYSQGKTAEAEDVLQYIALGNGKERLNLKLKPCAGTSRNDESTPGILNLVKHPVLRWRTVILMYIWYVCSFVYYGLTLNAGELRGNLYLNVALSGLVEVPAFPLCMFFIEKPWSGRRKTMTCFLIFAGFACIFTMFLPTNAGLLLSPSLLALCGKMMVSAAFNIVYIYTSELYPTVLRNAGLGVCSMSCRFGGILAPFVPSMKSLSPSVPFVVFGISGLSAGFLTLLLPETLNKPIAESVEDLQSAKYQALKNEEAEQTS; translated from the exons ATGgcgctggggctggaggaggcgTTCGGGGCGGCGGGGCCGTTCGGCGCGGGGCAGCGGCGCCTGGCCgcgctgctggtgctgctgcag GTATACGTGGCTTGTCAGTCGATGCTTATTGtgcttgtgggagctgtgcctGAGTATCATATAGACCAAGAAGGAATTCCAGCGAGCAGAGCGGAGCTTGCCAAGCATATCCACTTTGCAGACAACTTCACGTCTATAGTAACTGAG tggTACCTAATTGAACAGGAAGCCTACAAAGTGAGTCTTGCATCATCCCTGTTTTTTGCTGGATTGCTTATTGGAAATATCACATTTGGCCCTTTGTCAGATAAACTGGGCAGGAAACCAGTGTATATCTCAG GTCTATTTCTTGATGTTGTTTTGGGGTATGTCACAGCATTAGCTCCAAATTATGATATATTTGCAGTTTCACGTTTTTTTGTTGGAATTATGAATGGTGGAATGGCTCTTGTGTCTTTTGTCCTAACGCAAGAATATGTAGGAAAATCGTTTTGGTCATTTACAG GTTCATTAACTAACTTGACATTTGCGATTGGCATTGCTGCTTATGCTTTACTGGGCTACTGGATAAGGGAATGGCGCTACCTTGCCTTGGTATCAAATAGTCCAGGAGtcatcttccttcttctttcttt taTGCTCCCAGAATCACCACGATGGCTGTATTCCCaagggaaaacagcagaagctgAAGATGTGTTGCAATATATTGCCCTTGGTAATGGAAAAGAGAGAttaaatctaaaattaaaaccatgTGCAGGAACGTCGAGAAATGATGAATCGACACCTGGTATCCTAAACTTAGTGAAACACCCAGTCCTTCGGTGGCGAACTGTCATTCTGATGTACATCTG GTATGTCTGCAGCTTCGTGTACTATGGACTAACTTTAAATGCTGGTGAATTAAGAGGAAACCTGTATTTAAATGTGGCTCTTTCTGGTCTTGTGGAAGTTCCAGCATTTCCTCTCTGCATGTTTTTTATTGAGAAACCCTG GTCTGGAAGACGTAAAACTATGACATGTTTTTTGATATTTGCAGGATTTGCATGTATATTTACCATGTTTTTACCAACAAATGCTG gTCTGCTGCTCAGTCCCTCTTTGCTAGCTTTGTGTGGAAAAATGATGGTCAGCGCTGCTTTCAACATTGTGTATATTTATACATCTGAACTATACCCAACAGTGCTAAG aaatgctggCTTGGGTGTGTGTTCCATGTCTTGCAgatttgggggcattttggCTCCATTTGTGCCATCAATG aaatctCTTAGTCCTTCTGTACCGTTCGTGGTGTTTGGAATCAGTGGACTGTCAGCGGGATTCCTGACTCTCCTTCTGCCAGAAACACTAAACAAACCAATTGCTGAGAGCGTTGAAGATCTCCAAAGTGCCAAGTACCAAGCGCTTAAGAACGAAGAGGCGGa gCAAACCAGTtag